In Leptospira fletcheri, the genomic window GGGAAAGCAGGAAGACCTGACGGGAAGGCCCTTCGTCGGAAAGGCCGGAGAGTTGCTGACCCGGATTATCGAAAAAGGCATGGGGGTGCCTAGAGAAAGCGTGTTCATCGCGAACGTGACGAAATGCAGACCGACAGTGGATCTAAAATTCGAGAAGGACCGTCCGCCGGACGAAGAAGAAACGATCGCCTGCTCTCCTTTTTTACTCAGGCAGATCGAAATCATTAGCCCGAAAGTGATCATCACTCTCGGCAATCCCTCCACTAGATTCATTTTGAGAACCCAAGAGGGCATCACGAAGCTACGAGGAAAATGGGGGGATTTTCATGGAATTCCGGTAATGCCTACGTACCATCCGAGCTATGTGATCCGAAACGGCGGAGACAACAGCCCTTTGAAACGGGACGTTTGGGAAGACATCAAGCTAGTCCTCGAGAAGCTAGGTTGGAAACGGGCCTAACCGGAAAAACGTACTGATGTTCGGAAATGGACCCGAACCTCGGACGAATCTCAATCTCCCTTTTTCTTTTTCAGCCAGTCGGCGATTTTTTGATATATCTCGGACGCTGCTCCTTCATGCGCAAATAGAGAGAGATGGTCGTAATCGATGTTCGCGCGATTGTCGCGACCGATTTCCACGAATTGAGAAGCCCCTTTTTTTCTGCGATACACCGGGTGGATCGATTCGGAAGGAGCGACATTGTCTATCTTTCCCGCGATGAACAAAGTGGGAAAATCGGAGGATTCGAAATCCACCCAGTTTTTGGGGTTTTCCTCCAAACTAGGAAGGTAATTCCAAAGATTCCTATATACGAATAGCGTAGAAGGATCGTCCTGGTCGTAAGAGATAAAACGCGAGCAGAACGTGTCCTTTCCTTTGCAGATGTCCGTCAGATCCTTGCCGAACCTCTTTTCCTTTTTCATATCTTCCAGGAAACTGTCGTTGTATTTGTAATCCATCCCGGTTCCGAGGAAGAAACTCTTATAGATGGAAGAATCTTTTTTTCCGCGAAGGTAATGGAGGACCGCTTGTCCGCCGAGGGAAACTCCCCCCAAGATATAATCCTTTCGATTGCTCACTCTTTGGATTTGGGAGATCGCTTGCGGAAGAATTTTATCCCCGATTTCTTTTAAATCCAAATCCGCATAAGAATCGAAGTGTAAAAGCCAGACGGAAAATCCGTTGCCGTTCAATACTCCGATCAGTCCGGAATAATCGCCCAGGTATAGCGCCTTCTTGTTCACCAAGATAGGGTCGAGGATCAGAATCGGAGGATGCTCCGAATCGATTTCGGAGAAGGTCGTTAAATAAACGTTCGGCGCCACGTTTGCCGTTTGCTTCGTGAATTTCTCCTCGGTGATCCTTACATATCGAGTACAGGAAGCGAATAGAGAAAAAACTAAAATCGGAAAAAGGAAGGTCGATGCGATTCTAAATTTCATTTTTTTGTCCGGATTAATTCCTTTTGTTCAACCATTGTAAGAGAAAGGGGAAGACCTCTTCGTCGGCTTTTTTTCCGATTAATAGATCCGTGTGACCGTAATCGTCGGAAAGGCCTTTTCCTTTGGACGCAACGAACATGGTTTTATCCGAGGATCCGATCGTGTCGTAAACGAATCTAAGGGAATACATAAAACCGAGTTTATCCCTTCTCCCTCCGATCAGTAAGGCGGGAATTTTTATATTCGCCAATCCATCCGCGTAGTTCGTTTTTCCGTCTTCGGAACGGAAGGATCCGGTTTCGATAACTTTGTCCATTTGCCTCGCTTCCCGTTTCGTGACGGAAGCGATCGAAGAGGTCAAAACTCCACTAACGATCTTGGGATCTATATTATCCGCATGCCAAAACAATTCTTCGAAATTCTTTTTAGGTAAAAACGGAATCCCAGTGCCGCCTCGGATTCTTGACCAGGTTTCCGTGGGAACCACAGGCCATAAATACAATCCCCAAGTAAAGTCGGACCACAATTGGAGCGCCCTGGAAGGCGGATCCATGATCATGGGCGAACCGATGGTGACTAGGTTGGCTACTCTTGTTTCTCCCAAGCTTCCGATACGGGCGTACGAAATCATGCCGCCCATACTATGTCCGATCCAATTGACTTTCTCTTTTCCCGTGGCGTCCAATACATATTTAATAGCCGCGCCCATGTCCTGCTTGATGTATTCATCAATGGAATAGTCGAAGGTTTTTTCTCCGAAAAAGAGGGAAGGGGAACCCGCATCCTGTCTTCCGCGGAGGTCCAAAAGCCAAACGTCGTATCCTTCTTTTTGGAGGCCTGCGACTAAGGAGGATTTTTCGTTGATCTTAAAGTATTTTCGGTTCGCTATGAAGCCGTGGCAGAGAATAACCGGATATTTTTTAGGATTCGAGCCGTTTGCCGGGGAAAAATGTTCTATCGTTAAATTCCAATTATCCGAAGTCTTCGGGTGTTGAAGGTCTCCGTTTAGGGCGATATTCGCCGAACACGAGGCGAATATCGAAAGAAAAAGGATCGAGAGGATTTT contains:
- a CDS encoding uracil-DNA glycosylase gives rise to the protein MNTLDKLERLRSIASEVSKCTKCKLHATRTQTVFGEGNPDAEVMFVGEGPGKQEDLTGRPFVGKAGELLTRIIEKGMGVPRESVFIANVTKCRPTVDLKFEKDRPPDEEETIACSPFLLRQIEIISPKVIITLGNPSTRFILRTQEGITKLRGKWGDFHGIPVMPTYHPSYVIRNGGDNSPLKRDVWEDIKLVLEKLGWKRA
- a CDS encoding alpha/beta hydrolase, whose protein sequence is MKFRIASTFLFPILVFSLFASCTRYVRITEEKFTKQTANVAPNVYLTTFSEIDSEHPPILILDPILVNKKALYLGDYSGLIGVLNGNGFSVWLLHFDSYADLDLKEIGDKILPQAISQIQRVSNRKDYILGGVSLGGQAVLHYLRGKKDSSIYKSFFLGTGMDYKYNDSFLEDMKKEKRFGKDLTDICKGKDTFCSRFISYDQDDPSTLFVYRNLWNYLPSLEENPKNWVDFESSDFPTLFIAGKIDNVAPSESIHPVYRRKKGASQFVEIGRDNRANIDYDHLSLFAHEGAASEIYQKIADWLKKKKGD
- a CDS encoding alpha/beta hydrolase; amino-acid sequence: MVRTKILSILFLSIFASCSANIALNGDLQHPKTSDNWNLTIEHFSPANGSNPKKYPVILCHGFIANRKYFKINEKSSLVAGLQKEGYDVWLLDLRGRQDAGSPSLFFGEKTFDYSIDEYIKQDMGAAIKYVLDATGKEKVNWIGHSMGGMISYARIGSLGETRVANLVTIGSPMIMDPPSRALQLWSDFTWGLYLWPVVPTETWSRIRGGTGIPFLPKKNFEELFWHADNIDPKIVSGVLTSSIASVTKREARQMDKVIETGSFRSEDGKTNYADGLANIKIPALLIGGRRDKLGFMYSLRFVYDTIGSSDKTMFVASKGKGLSDDYGHTDLLIGKKADEEVFPFLLQWLNKRN